The genome window ACAAATTTAGGTGGAGTCGCCATCGTAACAGGAGGTAGTCGAGAGAAGTCGCTGGAAAAGATCGCCGCGTGAGGCGCGTTCTCTTCATTGCGTGAGGCTCGTGGCGTTTCAAGCtgcatttttttaacaatttaGTCTGTTGAAGGATTTCATATTGATATATTTAGAAGAGTCTTATCGTCACCTTCATCAAAACCGATAATAGCAAAAGTCACAAAACTCAAGAACAATGTCTCCCAGATAGCCttatcataaaaataaataaataaataaaaacttcaaactGATCAGTGAAGGAAACTTGGGCGTTCTTTCTCGACCCGCACGGCAGTTTTTGCCACGCGTTACGCCAAATTTAAAAGcgtaattgtttttttaaattaaataatcgatacaaatatttataattgggaaaaaaacaCCGCGGTCCCCACCACCTGATGTCGTCTATCGGCGGTGCCTTTTTGACAGCGTCGACACACTTATTTAACAGAAGAATCCTCCACATGTCACTCCCTTACATCCCTCGCCATCCCTTCGCACCGACGCCCCATCTTGTATTTTTCCTTGCTGATTCCCCCCTCGGCCCGCCAcaacatatttttttagacCATTTCCTCCATGGCCCTAATAACAAGGTAATATTCATAATTTTGGACTTGTGtttcaataataaaaagtcAAAACCTTGTgaatcacaatttttttttttaaagtgcaAATTTTGTGTGCTTTTTAAAGTATTTCTACCCATTTGCCACATTAAAGGACAATAACAAATAAGGATGGTTACtgttcacatgaatagtatcTGTCATAGCaattttttgttactttttcaCCTATTGTCATAGCAATCCAAAGGTAATTACTATTCACacgaaattaattttattatatatatgaaattattaataatattatggtaattttttagaattttttctattttttaaaaattattttctttgctGATGTTAGAGCTCTCAGGCAACAATTCGGATTGTTTTTACTTTCGGACTTCATAGAACTTGGTGGAGTCCATGCCTTGTCTGGGCTGTTTTGGACCGCTGGAGCTCCATTTCTCTGTATGGGCAGCCTTTTGCTGGGGCAAGGGTTGCCACTTGAACTGctcttataaaaattaaaaaaattaaaaaaattaaaaaaggagaAGTTGGCCAGTTGGCCGAATTACAaagtaaaagcaaaagcaaataTAACATGGACTATCATTTCATTAGGGTGCTaccaataattaaaaatgaaatgtgTCACCACAATTTAAGTAATACGTTAGAAAGACATAATTGCATGGCTTGCTATCCGATAATGAAGGATGTTTTTTGGAgcgaaaaataaagtaaaagatACTGACAAGACTATGAGTCTCCTAGTAATATATGAGGGATAAATATAACTCTTGggttacaagttacaacacaCAAATAATCAAATCGATTTTTTCATTATTAAGATAAATACGCAGGGATGATTAGATTAGAAGGCAGATATGTGTATATGAGAAGAGTTGTAAATTTAAGGATGTGTAAATGTTCAAATTTTACTGATACATACGACTTACGGATAATCTGACATAATACTaaattctttattattattttaaaaaaaacataaagatgCAATTTTTCAGTTGACATTTTATGGCGTGGGACAAGAAAGGGATTCTCATCTCATGgagaaaagttaacaaaattacACAAGGGTTCAAGAGCCATACTTGGCGCAAGAAGAGGCACCAAGCTAGTTTTGAATATTTGTGAGCTACTTGAATGCTGCTTGAAGCTTTTTATTCTTAAGGAGTGTTAGgtatttttgttggtttgaAGAAGAGTTTAGGTTTTTGGTACTTTGGTGTTTTCTTTGCCCATTAgtatttggtttgtttttcctaatatattgatgatttttctttatagTTCATTTGTTAATTAGTCATTTCAATTCCGAATAGAATTTGTTCGGTTATAATTTCCCATTCCAATTAAAACTTGGATTTGATGTAAattaaaaccaattaaaatttgaatttgatgtcaATTAAAATCAATTCAAACTTGGATTTGATGTGAATTAAAACTTGAGAATTTTATCAACGATTGTTTGTATTTAAAATGGAACTACGAAAAGTAATAAAAACATCTCTCTAGTTTCCAATTCAACAATCATTTGGTCCATTTGTTTCAAAATGGAGACCGGCCATGGAGTTTGGGCACTCAAATAAAGCAACCTAAAAACCATAATTAGGGCTGTAGGTTGAGAAATTTGGCGATCCAGGGAGCCGTTGCGATTCCTAATCCCCTAAAACCGGGAGTGTTCCTGCTTGGTTTTGTTTGCCCTCTGCAAAGCGAAAAAATTACACCTTAGCGGCCAAAGCCTCCGCGCTTTCCCTGTCCAACAATTATCACGTATTCACAGcatatagaaaataaaaaataaaaaaatcaccGCTTATTacaaaaattcacaaattaaataataaaaaataaacttttcaCACATCAATTACAGCTGGGAAACAcacgcatatatatataacactGAAAAATAAGAATTGCAAGCgacggagagagagaaattctctTGTTGCTTTTCTCCAGAGCTGTAAActttctgcttcttcttcttctctctctctggttttCAATAGAAAACAAAGTACATATCAATGGCTAAAGAGAAAGctgagaaagagaagaagctgTTTGTGGGAGTTGTATGGAACTACGCAGCAGAGCTGAAGCTACTGCTAACAGCTCTGTTGATCCTCTGCACATTAGCCACTCTTCTCCAATTCATTCCGTCAAGGTTCACCATCTCCACCTCTGATCTCCGCTTCTGCATCTCCCGGGTTCTTACTCCAGCCCAAGCACAGTCCCAGGCCCAAGCCCCGGCCAACCAAGTCATAGCAGCAGAGCTAGTCTCAGCACCAGCACCTTCTTTCCCACCACCACCGCCCCCGCCGACgccaccaccgccaccgccgCCTTCTGTTGAGCTAGACCAGGTGCTCAGCAATGGCGTCATTAAAAGAGCTTTCAACCCATACGGGTCGGCGGCTTACAGCTTCGTCACCATGGGTGCTTACAGAGGAGGCCTCAACACTTTTGCCATTGTGGGTTTGGCCTCTAAGCCTCTTCACGTCTTCTCAAATCCCAAATACCAATGCCAGTGGGTGCCCAATCTCAATTCAAGCCAATCCATTTCCACAGTTGGGTACAAGATGCTCCCAGACTGGGGCTATGGCCGAGTCTACACAGTCGTGATTGTGAACTGCACTTTTTCTCAGCCCATCAATGTCGACAACTCCGGCGGAAAACTGCTCCTTCTCGCCTCCACCGCCGGCGGCGGTGACCGGAGCTTCAACACCACCGACACAATTGAGGCCTTGACTGAAGCACCGGGAAGTTTAAACGCCGGTTTGTTCACTTCAAGGCCCAAGTATGATTATTTGTATTGTGGGTCTTCT of Prunus dulcis chromosome 4, ALMONDv2, whole genome shotgun sequence contains these proteins:
- the LOC117624975 gene encoding galactan beta-1,4-galactosyltransferase GALS3-like produces the protein MAKEKAEKEKKLFVGVVWNYAAELKLLLTALLILCTLATLLQFIPSRFTISTSDLRFCISRVLTPAQAQSQAQAPANQVIAAELVSAPAPSFPPPPPPPTPPPPPPPSVELDQVLSNGVIKRAFNPYGSAAYSFVTMGAYRGGLNTFAIVGLASKPLHVFSNPKYQCQWVPNLNSSQSISTVGYKMLPDWGYGRVYTVVIVNCTFSQPINVDNSGGKLLLLASTAGGGDRSFNTTDTIEALTEAPGSLNAGLFTSRPKYDYLYCGSSLYGNLSPQRVREWIAYHVRLFGPRSHFVIHDAGGIHEEVLEVLKPWMELGYVTMQDIREQERFDGYYHNQFMVVNDCLHRYKFMAKWMFFFDVDEYIYMPPKSNIKSVLDSLSDYTQFTIEQMPMSNKLCLSADYGKTYRKWGFEKLVYKDVKRGIRRDRKYAVQPRNVYATGVHMSQNVAGKTTHKTENRIKYFHYHGTIANRREPCRQLVNATETNVDKIPYVMDTTMRDVAGSVKRFELRMIGNRLQKTRQ